From one Streptomyces mobaraensis genomic stretch:
- a CDS encoding cobyric acid synthase: MGGGLLVAGTTSDAGKSVVTAGICRWLVRKGVRVAPFKAQNMSLNSFVTREGAEIGRAQAMQAAAARVEPTALMNPVLLKPGGDRSSQVVLMGKPVGELSARGYHSGRQEQLFGTVTDCLAELRRTHDAVICEGAGSPAEINLRRTDIVNMGIARAARLPVVVVGDIDRGGVFASFFGTTALLSPEDQELIAGYVVNKFRGDVSLLEPGLEMLRGLTGRRTFGVLPFAHGLGIDEEDGLRVSLRGAVRESVVAPPHGEDVLRVAVCAIPLMSNFTDVDALAAEPGVVVRFVDRPEELADADLVVVPGTRGTVRALAWLRERGLADALARRAAEGRPVLGICGGFQLLGERIEDDVESRAGVVDGLGLLPVRVRFAAEKTLARPVGKALGEHVDGYEIHHGVAEVTGGDEEFLDGCRVGAVWGTHWHGSLESDGFRRAFLRRVAGQAGRRFVPAPDTSFAALREEQLDRLGDLIEEHADTEALLRLIEDGVPAGLPFIPPGAPAAEPTRAAWAEGSAHEPGAEAGGADRDPDAGTEDSARNADAGARGSARNPDAGAGIAPRHPGAEAKDTARHPDTEAGGPIRPSDAEAGSAARLPAPGPGGAAPEETVPWGSPLWGRGRGIPLPPPRPATPSEGAITA, from the coding sequence TTGGGCGGGGGCCTGCTGGTCGCGGGGACGACCTCCGACGCGGGCAAGAGCGTGGTCACGGCCGGCATCTGCCGCTGGCTGGTCCGCAAGGGCGTCAGAGTCGCGCCCTTCAAGGCGCAGAACATGTCGCTGAACTCGTTCGTCACCCGCGAGGGCGCCGAGATCGGCCGCGCCCAGGCCATGCAGGCCGCGGCGGCCCGCGTCGAGCCGACCGCGCTGATGAACCCGGTGCTCCTCAAGCCCGGCGGCGACCGCAGCAGCCAGGTCGTCCTGATGGGCAAGCCGGTCGGCGAACTCAGCGCCCGCGGCTATCACTCCGGCCGCCAGGAGCAGCTGTTCGGCACGGTCACCGACTGCCTCGCGGAGCTGCGCCGCACCCACGACGCGGTGATCTGCGAGGGCGCCGGCAGCCCCGCCGAGATCAACCTGCGCCGCACCGACATCGTCAACATGGGTATCGCCCGGGCCGCCCGGCTGCCGGTCGTGGTGGTCGGCGACATCGACCGCGGCGGCGTCTTCGCGTCGTTCTTCGGGACGACCGCGCTCCTCTCCCCCGAGGACCAGGAGCTGATCGCCGGCTACGTCGTCAACAAGTTCCGCGGCGACGTCTCGCTCCTGGAGCCGGGCCTGGAGATGCTGCGCGGCCTCACCGGCCGCCGGACGTTCGGCGTGCTGCCGTTCGCGCACGGCCTCGGCATCGACGAGGAGGACGGCCTGCGGGTGTCGCTGCGCGGCGCGGTCCGCGAGTCGGTCGTCGCGCCGCCGCACGGCGAGGACGTCCTGCGGGTCGCGGTCTGCGCGATCCCGCTGATGTCCAACTTCACGGACGTGGACGCGCTGGCCGCCGAACCGGGCGTCGTCGTCCGGTTCGTGGACCGCCCGGAGGAGCTCGCCGACGCGGACCTCGTCGTCGTCCCCGGCACCCGCGGCACCGTCCGCGCCCTCGCCTGGCTCCGCGAACGCGGCCTCGCCGACGCGCTCGCCCGGCGCGCCGCCGAAGGCCGCCCGGTCCTCGGCATCTGCGGCGGCTTCCAGCTCCTCGGCGAACGGATCGAGGACGACGTCGAGTCGCGGGCGGGTGTCGTGGACGGGCTCGGGCTGCTCCCGGTCCGGGTCCGCTTCGCGGCCGAGAAGACCCTCGCCCGCCCGGTGGGCAAGGCGCTCGGCGAGCACGTCGACGGGTACGAGATCCACCACGGCGTCGCCGAAGTGACCGGCGGCGACGAGGAGTTCCTCGACGGCTGCCGCGTCGGCGCGGTCTGGGGCACCCACTGGCACGGCTCCCTGGAGAGCGACGGCTTCCGCCGCGCGTTCCTCCGCCGCGTGGCCGGTCAGGCGGGCCGCCGCTTCGTCCCCGCCCCGGACACGTCGTTCGCCGCCCTCCGCGAGGAACAACTCGACCGCCTGGGCGACCTCATCGAGGAACACGCCGACACGGAGGCGCTGTTGCGCCTGATCGAGGACGGGGTGCCGGCGGGGCTGCCGTTCATCCCGCCGGGGGCGCCGGCGGCGGAACCCACCCGCGCGGCGTGGGCGGAGGGCTCCGCCCACGAGCCCGGGGCGGAGGCCGGGGGCGCCGACCGTGACCCCGACGCGGGGACCGAGGACTCCGCCCGTAACGCCGACGCGGGGGCCAGGGGCTCCGCCCGTAACCCCGACGCGGGGGCCGGGATCGCGCCCCGCCACCCCGGCGCGGAGGCGAAGGACACCGCCCGCCACCCGGACACGGAAGCCGGAGGCCCCATCCGCCCCTCCGACGCGGAAGCCGGGAGCGCAGCCCGGCTCCCCGCCCCGGGGCCCGGGGGCGCAGCCCCCGAAGAAACGGTGCCATGGGGGTCCCCCCTCTGGGGGAGGGGCCGGGGCATCCCCCTCCCCCCGCCCCGTCCAGCGACACCCTCCGAAGGAGCGATCACCGCATGA
- a CDS encoding cobalamin biosynthesis protein, with translation MRTGTPRPVGFACGAALGFLADLVAADPRRGHPVAAFGRAAHAVERRLWADHRGRGALHTAVCAGGAVAAAALLARAARRSGAAGKADIALTAAATWAVLGGTSLGREARAIGGALEAGDLDVARERLPHLCGRDPQSLDARQIARAVVESVAENTSDAVVGALVWGAFAGVPGLVGFRAVNTLDAMVGHKSPRYRRFGWASARLDDVVGWPGARLTAALAVVAGPDPRRALRVARRDAARHPSPNAGPVEAAFAGALGVRLGGTLAYAGRVEHRPVLGAELRPVAAADIERAVRLSRRVSLLALGVAVGGRWAVSRARRVGRFGAGSMTRRNSG, from the coding sequence ATGCGTACGGGTACGCCACGTCCCGTCGGTTTCGCGTGCGGCGCCGCGCTCGGCTTCCTCGCCGACCTCGTGGCCGCCGATCCCCGCCGGGGCCACCCCGTGGCCGCCTTCGGCCGGGCCGCGCACGCCGTCGAACGCCGGCTGTGGGCCGATCACCGCGGCCGCGGCGCCCTGCACACGGCCGTCTGCGCGGGCGGCGCCGTGGCCGCCGCCGCCCTGCTGGCCCGCGCCGCGCGCCGCTCCGGCGCGGCGGGCAAGGCCGACATCGCGCTGACCGCCGCCGCCACCTGGGCCGTTCTCGGCGGCACGTCGCTCGGCCGGGAGGCCCGGGCCATCGGCGGCGCGCTGGAGGCCGGCGACCTGGACGTCGCCCGGGAGCGGCTGCCGCACCTGTGCGGGCGCGACCCGCAGTCCCTCGACGCGCGGCAGATCGCCCGCGCCGTCGTCGAGTCCGTCGCCGAGAACACCTCCGACGCGGTCGTCGGCGCCCTCGTCTGGGGCGCGTTCGCCGGGGTGCCGGGCCTGGTCGGCTTCCGCGCCGTCAACACACTGGACGCCATGGTGGGCCACAAGTCGCCGCGCTACCGCCGTTTCGGCTGGGCCTCCGCGCGGCTCGACGACGTCGTCGGCTGGCCCGGCGCCCGGCTCACCGCGGCCCTCGCGGTCGTCGCCGGCCCGGACCCGCGCCGCGCCCTGCGTGTGGCCCGCCGCGACGCCGCCCGGCATCCGAGCCCCAACGCCGGCCCGGTGGAGGCCGCGTTCGCCGGCGCCCTCGGCGTCCGCCTCGGCGGCACCCTCGCCTACGCGGGCCGCGTCGAGCACCGTCCCGTCCTGGGCGCGGAGCTCCGCCCGGTGGCGGCGGCCGACATCGAACGGGCCGTGCGGCTGTCGCGACGGGTGTCGCTGCTGGCGCTCGGCGTCGCGGTCGGCGGCCGCTGGGCGGTCTCCCGGGCGCGCCGCGTGGGCAGATTCGGAGCGGGATCCATGACGAGGAGGAACAGTGGCTGA
- a CDS encoding inorganic phosphate transporter yields MEHITLLIGIVIVTALVFDFTNGFHDTANAMATTISTGALKPKAAVAMSAVLNLVGAFLSVEVAKTISGGIIDETAGIRPEVIFAGLVGAIVWNLLTWLAGLPSSSSHALFGGLIGATVASVGFDAVNGDKVVMKVLIPAVAAPIVAGVSAWAATKLTYRLARDRDEADTAKGYRAGQIASAALVSLAHGTNDAQKTMGVITLALVTGGVVAPHSDPPLWVVVSAGLAIALGTYLGGWRIIQTLGKGLTDIRPAQGFAAQTGAATVILASSHIGFALSTTQVCSGSIMGAGLGRKGGVVRWSTAGRMVVAWCLTLPAAGLVAAGAALLADQGNWGVAAVAVLGLAVSGAIWGVSRRKPVTPDSVREPESAVPAEPVGVVTAALQAVAPPPAGPVAAAPEPTPAPAAPAVAVTS; encoded by the coding sequence ATGGAACACATCACGCTTCTCATCGGGATCGTGATCGTCACGGCCTTGGTGTTCGACTTTACGAACGGCTTCCACGACACGGCCAACGCGATGGCCACCACCATTTCCACCGGGGCACTCAAGCCCAAGGCAGCGGTGGCGATGTCGGCGGTGCTCAACCTCGTCGGCGCGTTCCTCTCCGTGGAGGTCGCCAAGACGATCTCCGGAGGCATCATCGACGAGACCGCCGGAATCCGGCCAGAGGTGATCTTCGCCGGTCTGGTCGGCGCCATCGTCTGGAACCTGCTGACCTGGCTGGCCGGCCTGCCCTCCAGCTCCTCGCACGCCCTCTTCGGCGGCCTGATCGGCGCGACCGTGGCCTCCGTCGGCTTCGACGCGGTCAACGGCGACAAGGTCGTCATGAAGGTCCTCATCCCGGCGGTGGCCGCCCCGATCGTGGCCGGCGTCTCCGCCTGGGCCGCGACCAAGCTCACCTACCGCCTGGCGCGCGACCGCGACGAGGCCGACACCGCCAAGGGCTACCGCGCCGGCCAGATCGCCTCCGCCGCCCTCGTCTCGCTGGCGCACGGCACCAACGACGCGCAGAAGACCATGGGCGTGATCACGCTCGCGCTGGTCACCGGCGGCGTCGTCGCCCCGCACTCCGACCCGCCGCTGTGGGTCGTCGTCTCCGCGGGCCTGGCCATCGCGCTCGGCACCTACCTCGGCGGCTGGCGCATCATCCAGACGCTCGGCAAGGGCCTCACCGACATCCGCCCGGCGCAGGGCTTCGCCGCCCAGACCGGTGCCGCGACCGTCATCCTCGCCTCCTCGCACATCGGCTTCGCGCTCTCCACCACCCAGGTCTGCTCCGGCTCGATCATGGGCGCCGGCCTGGGCCGCAAGGGCGGCGTCGTCCGCTGGTCGACCGCCGGCCGCATGGTCGTCGCCTGGTGCCTCACGCTGCCGGCGGCCGGTCTGGTCGCGGCGGGTGCGGCGCTCCTCGCCGACCAGGGGAACTGGGGCGTGGCCGCGGTGGCCGTGCTCGGTCTGGCGGTCAGCGGGGCGATCTGGGGGGTGTCGCGGCGCAAGCCGGTGACGCCGGACAGCGTCCGTGAGCCGGAGTCCGCCGTTCCGGCCGAGCCGGTCGGCGTCGTCACCGCCGCCCTCCAGGCCGTCGCCCCGCCGCCGGCGGGTCCGGTGGCCGCCGCCCCCGAGCCCACCCCCGCCCCGGCCGCCCCGGCCGTGGCCGTGACCAGCTGA
- a CDS encoding class II aldolase/adducin family protein — protein sequence MTDRTDAGTISRIRAEVLATARRTVADGLVVGTSGNVSARVGDVVLVTPSGVPYDRLRPDDVVAVGLDGRPLAPGGLAPTSELPLHLAVYRATGATAVVHTHAVHATAVSTLVTELPAVHYMTAALGGPVRVAPYALYGSDELPRHALTALHGRTGCLLRNHGTLTHGTSLDQAYDRTAQLEWMCRVWLTASGVPGRTPSLLDAGQLAEAGEKLRGYGQGRGDRTP from the coding sequence ATGACGGACCGGACGGATGCCGGGACGATCTCCCGGATCAGGGCGGAAGTGCTGGCCACGGCCCGGAGGACGGTCGCGGACGGCCTGGTCGTGGGCACCTCGGGCAACGTCTCCGCCCGGGTCGGCGACGTGGTCCTCGTCACGCCCAGCGGCGTGCCGTACGACCGGCTCCGGCCGGACGACGTCGTCGCCGTCGGCCTCGACGGCCGCCCGCTCGCGCCCGGCGGCCTCGCGCCCACCAGCGAGCTCCCCCTCCACCTCGCCGTCTACCGGGCCACCGGCGCGACGGCCGTCGTCCATACGCACGCCGTCCACGCCACCGCCGTCTCCACCCTGGTGACGGAGCTGCCGGCGGTCCACTACATGACCGCGGCCCTCGGCGGACCCGTACGGGTCGCCCCTTACGCCCTCTACGGCAGCGACGAGCTCCCCCGCCACGCGCTCACCGCCCTGCACGGCCGCACCGGCTGCCTCCTGCGCAACCACGGCACCCTCACCCACGGGACGAGCCTGGACCAGGCGTACGACCGCACCGCCCAGCTGGAGTGGATGTGCCGCGTCTGGCTCACCGCCTCGGGGGTGCCGGGCCGGACCCCGTCGCTCCTCGACGCCGGGCAGCTCGCGGAGGCGGGGGAGAAGCTGCGGGGGTACGGGCAGGGACGGGGCGACCGAACTCCGTGA
- a CDS encoding alpha/beta hydrolase: MHLVRTTAMTAATMIGAGAAALAVGRYAGDGLLRSGPDRPLPGEPRLTVRDADDATVTLDRTPASCRPGTYGLTGRGVRAVVGPPVADVSHPHDRVVRRLERIVQGDLRPGLGVRLTPQIHHGDPREATLDSAPGDLEDAELAGETGPLPAWFLPGARDTHVVTAHGLGATREHPAALLPFWRRSRLPALVPAHRGDPGAPRPADGLDRLGAAEWRDVVTAVEEAVRRGARHVVLHGWSTGATAALLAAADPKVRPHVGGLVLDSPVLDWDAALHALAARRLPAALRPLAVHAARVRAGLDQGRLRAAADPARLTVPVLIQHSPDDAFAPWTRSRDLAAHRPDLVTLRTVRDAGHAALWNADRKGYEESLRRFLTPLV; encoded by the coding sequence ATGCATCTGGTCCGGACGACGGCGATGACAGCGGCGACCATGATCGGTGCCGGGGCGGCCGCCCTGGCCGTGGGGCGCTACGCGGGTGACGGCCTGCTGAGAAGCGGCCCGGACCGGCCCCTGCCGGGCGAGCCCCGGCTCACCGTACGGGACGCCGACGACGCCACCGTCACCCTGGACCGCACCCCCGCCTCCTGCCGCCCCGGCACCTACGGGCTCACCGGCCGGGGTGTGCGCGCCGTCGTCGGGCCGCCGGTCGCCGACGTCTCGCACCCGCACGACCGCGTCGTCCGCCGGCTCGAACGCATCGTCCAGGGGGACCTCCGGCCCGGCCTCGGGGTCCGGCTCACCCCGCAGATCCACCACGGCGACCCGCGCGAGGCGACGCTCGACTCCGCTCCCGGAGACCTCGAGGACGCCGAGCTCGCCGGCGAAACCGGCCCGCTGCCCGCCTGGTTCCTGCCCGGCGCCCGCGACACCCACGTCGTCACCGCGCACGGGCTCGGCGCCACCCGCGAACACCCCGCGGCCCTGCTGCCGTTCTGGCGCCGGTCGCGGCTCCCCGCGCTCGTCCCCGCCCACCGCGGCGACCCCGGAGCCCCCCGGCCCGCCGACGGCCTCGACCGGCTCGGCGCCGCCGAGTGGCGCGACGTCGTCACCGCCGTCGAGGAGGCCGTCCGGCGCGGGGCCCGGCACGTGGTGCTGCACGGCTGGTCCACCGGCGCCACCGCGGCCCTCCTGGCTGCCGCCGACCCGAAGGTCCGGCCGCACGTCGGCGGACTCGTCCTGGACTCGCCGGTGCTCGACTGGGACGCCGCGCTGCACGCCCTCGCCGCGCGCCGGCTCCCCGCCGCCCTGCGCCCGCTCGCGGTGCACGCCGCCCGCGTGCGGGCCGGACTCGACCAGGGCAGGCTCCGGGCCGCCGCCGACCCCGCCCGGCTGACCGTGCCCGTCCTGATCCAGCACAGTCCGGACGACGCCTTCGCGCCCTGGACGCGCTCCCGGGACCTGGCCGCGCACCGTCCGGATCTGGTCACTTTGCGCACCGTCCGCGACGCCGGCCACGCGGCCCTGTGGAACGCGGACCGGAAGGGCTACGAGGAGTCCCTGAGGCGGTTCCTGACGCCCCTTGTGTAG
- a CDS encoding VOC family protein, whose translation MSDLSHTIRPTVTPALLYRDAKAALTQLTTAFGFVRSALYESEDGTVLHAELVHGNGMVMIGSAGRGGPFAEAMADAGPAGIYVVVDDVDAHCERARRQGAEVLAPPADQVYGARDYLARDLEGNLWTFGTYAPSGPEVAG comes from the coding sequence ATGTCCGACCTCAGCCACACCATCCGTCCCACCGTCACCCCGGCCCTCCTCTACCGCGACGCCAAGGCGGCCCTCACCCAGCTGACCACGGCGTTCGGCTTCGTGCGGTCCGCGCTGTACGAGAGTGAGGACGGGACCGTGCTGCACGCGGAGCTCGTCCACGGCAACGGCATGGTGATGATCGGGTCCGCCGGGCGGGGCGGGCCCTTCGCCGAGGCGATGGCCGATGCGGGGCCCGCCGGGATCTACGTCGTCGTGGACGATGTGGATGCGCACTGCGAGCGGGCTCGGCGGCAGGGGGCGGAGGTTCTGGCTCCGCCGGCGGATCAGGTGTACGGGGCGCGGGATTATCTGGCGCGGGATCTGGAGGGGAACCTCTGGACGTTCGGGACGTATGCGCCGTCGGGGCCGGAGGTGGCCGGCTGA
- the ypfJ gene encoding KPN_02809 family neutral zinc metallopeptidase — protein MQFDDDADLDTSQVQDERGSRIPGGGLTVGGGVVGLLALLAGLFFGIGPQELGLSSGEPGTTPSASTDAQVARDCRKGRDANAREDCRIVGVVNSAQSFWSQEFARRSTAYSQARTTLFTGRTNTACGAATSAVGPFYCPGDHEVYLDLDFFKELTSKFGARGGPFAEAYVVAHEYGHHIQNLTGTLARSQDRRTGAGSNAVKVELQADCYAGVWAHHAATTPERSTGKPLLKPLTQTDVQDGLSAAAAVGDDRIQEKFQGRVTPESWTHGSAEQRQQWFTTGYRTGNVAACDTFR, from the coding sequence ATGCAGTTCGACGACGACGCGGATCTCGACACCTCGCAGGTGCAGGACGAGCGGGGCAGCCGGATCCCCGGCGGCGGGCTGACCGTCGGCGGCGGGGTCGTGGGGCTGCTCGCCCTGCTCGCCGGCCTGTTCTTCGGCATCGGCCCGCAGGAGCTGGGCCTGTCCTCGGGCGAGCCGGGCACCACGCCGTCCGCGAGCACGGACGCCCAGGTGGCGCGGGACTGCCGCAAGGGCCGGGACGCCAACGCCCGCGAGGACTGCCGGATCGTCGGCGTCGTCAACAGCGCCCAGTCGTTCTGGAGCCAGGAGTTCGCCCGCCGCTCCACCGCCTACAGCCAGGCGCGGACCACGCTGTTCACCGGCCGCACGAACACCGCCTGCGGGGCCGCGACCTCCGCCGTCGGCCCGTTCTACTGCCCCGGCGACCACGAGGTCTACCTGGACCTGGACTTCTTCAAGGAGCTCACGAGCAAGTTCGGCGCCCGCGGCGGGCCGTTCGCCGAGGCGTACGTCGTCGCCCACGAGTACGGACACCACATCCAGAACCTCACCGGCACGCTCGCCCGCTCCCAGGACCGCCGGACCGGCGCCGGCAGCAACGCGGTCAAGGTCGAGCTCCAGGCCGACTGCTACGCCGGCGTCTGGGCCCACCACGCGGCCACCACACCCGAGCGGTCGACCGGGAAGCCGCTGCTCAAACCGCTGACGCAGACGGACGTCCAGGACGGTCTCTCGGCCGCGGCGGCGGTCGGCGACGACCGCATCCAGGAGAAGTTCCAGGGCCGGGTCACTCCGGAGAGCTGGACGCACGGCTCGGCGGAACAGCGGCAGCAGTGGTTCACCACCGGGTACCGGACGGGGAACGTGGCCGCCTGCGACACGTTCCGGTAG
- a CDS encoding ABC-F family ATP-binding cassette domain-containing protein, whose amino-acid sequence MITASGIELRAGARVLIESASFRIAKGDRIGLVGRNGAGKTTLTKCLAGEGIPAAGTISRSGEVGYLPQDPRTGDLDDLARDRILSARGLDSVLRKMRENEDRMANGKGATREKAMKKYERLETEFLTKGGYAAEAEAATIAASLGLPDRILGQPLHTLSGGQRRRVELARILFSDADTLLLDEPTNHLDADSIAWLRDYLKTYRGGFVVISHDVDLVETVVNKVFYLDANRSQIDVYNMGWKLYQQQREADEKRRKRERQNAEKKAAALNSQADKMRAKATKTVAAQNMARRAEKLLAGLEAERVSDKVAKLRFPDPSPCGKTPLMAEGLSKSYGSLEIFTDVDLAIDRGSRVVILGLNGAGKTTLLRLLAGTEKPDTGQVTPGHGLKLGYYAQEHETLDPDRTVLENMRSSAPDLDLVEVRKVLGSFLFSGDDVDKPAGVLSGGEKTRLALATLVVSSANVLLLDEPTNNLDPASREEILGALRTYKGAVVLVTHDEGAVDALEPERIILLPDGVEDLWGPDYADLVALA is encoded by the coding sequence GTGATCACCGCCTCCGGCATCGAGCTGCGCGCCGGCGCACGCGTCCTCATCGAGTCCGCCAGCTTCCGTATCGCCAAGGGCGACCGCATCGGCCTGGTGGGCCGCAACGGCGCGGGCAAGACCACCCTGACCAAGTGCCTGGCCGGCGAGGGCATCCCCGCCGCCGGCACCATCAGCCGCTCCGGCGAGGTCGGCTACCTCCCGCAGGACCCGCGCACCGGCGACCTCGACGACCTGGCCCGCGACCGCATCCTCTCCGCGCGCGGCCTGGACAGCGTCCTCCGCAAGATGCGGGAGAACGAGGACCGCATGGCCAACGGCAAGGGCGCGACCCGCGAGAAGGCCATGAAGAAGTACGAGCGGCTGGAGACGGAGTTCCTGACCAAGGGCGGATACGCCGCCGAGGCCGAGGCCGCGACCATCGCCGCCAGCCTCGGCCTGCCGGACCGCATCCTCGGCCAGCCGCTGCACACCCTCTCCGGCGGTCAGCGCCGCCGCGTCGAGCTGGCCCGGATCCTCTTCTCGGACGCCGACACCCTGCTCCTCGACGAGCCCACCAACCACCTCGACGCCGACTCCATCGCCTGGCTGCGCGACTACCTCAAGACCTATCGCGGCGGCTTCGTGGTGATCTCCCACGACGTCGACCTCGTCGAGACGGTCGTCAACAAGGTGTTCTACCTGGACGCCAACCGCTCCCAGATCGACGTCTACAACATGGGCTGGAAGCTCTACCAGCAGCAGCGCGAGGCCGACGAGAAGCGCCGCAAGCGCGAGCGGCAGAACGCCGAGAAGAAGGCCGCCGCCCTCAACTCGCAGGCCGACAAGATGCGCGCCAAGGCCACCAAGACCGTCGCCGCGCAGAACATGGCCCGCCGCGCCGAGAAGCTGCTCGCCGGCCTGGAGGCCGAGCGCGTCTCCGACAAGGTCGCCAAGCTGCGCTTCCCCGACCCGTCGCCGTGCGGCAAGACGCCGCTGATGGCGGAGGGCCTGTCCAAGTCGTACGGCTCGCTGGAGATCTTCACCGACGTCGACCTGGCCATCGACCGCGGCTCCCGCGTCGTCATCCTCGGCCTCAACGGCGCCGGCAAGACCACGCTGCTGCGCCTGCTGGCGGGCACCGAGAAGCCCGACACCGGCCAGGTCACCCCGGGCCACGGCCTCAAGCTCGGCTACTACGCCCAGGAGCACGAGACGCTGGACCCGGACCGCACGGTCCTGGAGAACATGCGCTCCTCCGCGCCCGACCTCGACCTGGTCGAGGTCCGCAAGGTGCTCGGCTCGTTCCTGTTCTCCGGCGACGACGTCGACAAGCCCGCCGGCGTCCTCTCCGGCGGCGAGAAGACCCGGCTGGCCCTGGCCACCCTGGTCGTCTCCTCCGCCAACGTCCTCCTCCTCGACGAGCCCACCAACAACCTCGACCCCGCCAGCCGCGAGGAGATCCTCGGCGCGCTGCGCACCTACAAGGGCGCGGTGGTCCTGGTGACGCACGACGAGGGCGCCGTCGACGCGCTCGAACCGGAGCGCATCATCCTGCTGCCGGACGGCGTCGAGGACCTGTGGGGCCCGGACTACGCGGATCTGGTGGCCCTGGCCTGA
- a CDS encoding helix-turn-helix domain-containing protein, which translates to MAETLKKGSRVTGAAREKLAADLKKKYDSGASIRALAEETGRSYGFVHRMLSESGVILRGRGGATRGKKAASV; encoded by the coding sequence GTGGCCGAGACTCTGAAGAAGGGCAGCCGGGTGACCGGCGCCGCGCGCGAAAAGCTCGCGGCAGACCTGAAGAAGAAGTACGACTCCGGTGCGAGCATCAGGGCGCTGGCCGAAGAGACCGGCCGCTCCTACGGCTTTGTCCACCGGATGCTCAGCGAATCCGGCGTGATCCTGCGGGGTCGCGGCGGTGCGACGCGCGGCAAGAAGGCCGCCTCGGTCTGA
- a CDS encoding enoyl-CoA hydratase/isomerase family protein, giving the protein MTAPQALLDQDGVRLTVDDAVATVTLTNPAKRNAQSPALWRALTEAGRLLPGSVRVVVLRGEGKSFSAGLDRQAFTPEGFDGEPSFLDLARGTDADLDAEISRYQEAFTWWRRNDIVSIAAVQGHAIGAGFQLALACDLRVCAEDAQFAMRETSLGLVPDLAGTRPLVALVGYARALEICATGRFVHAEEAERTGLANLVVPAAELDAAVADLAAALLAAPRDAVVETKALLRDAAGRTYDDQRTAERAAQGRRLRDLAGLGE; this is encoded by the coding sequence ATGACCGCCCCGCAGGCCCTGCTCGACCAGGATGGCGTCCGGCTCACCGTGGACGACGCGGTGGCCACCGTCACCCTGACCAATCCCGCCAAGCGCAACGCCCAGTCGCCCGCCCTGTGGCGGGCCCTCACCGAGGCCGGGCGGCTGCTGCCGGGCAGTGTGCGGGTCGTGGTGCTCCGGGGCGAGGGCAAGTCCTTCTCCGCAGGCCTCGACCGGCAGGCCTTCACCCCCGAGGGCTTCGACGGCGAGCCGTCGTTCCTCGACCTGGCACGCGGCACGGACGCCGACCTGGACGCGGAGATCTCCCGCTACCAGGAGGCGTTCACCTGGTGGCGCCGGAACGACATCGTCTCCATAGCCGCCGTCCAGGGCCACGCCATCGGCGCGGGCTTCCAGCTCGCCCTCGCCTGCGACCTGCGCGTCTGCGCGGAGGACGCCCAGTTCGCCATGCGCGAGACCAGCTTGGGCCTGGTGCCCGACCTGGCCGGCACCCGGCCGCTCGTCGCGCTGGTCGGCTACGCCCGCGCGCTGGAGATCTGCGCGACGGGCCGCTTCGTCCACGCCGAGGAGGCCGAGCGCACCGGCCTGGCCAACCTCGTCGTCCCGGCCGCGGAACTCGACGCGGCCGTCGCCGACCTCGCCGCGGCCCTGCTGGCGGCCCCGCGCGACGCGGTCGTCGAGACGAAGGCGCTGCTGCGGGACGCGGCCGGCCGTACCTACGACGACCAGCGCACCGCCGAACGCGCCGCCCAGGGGCGGCGGCTGCGGGACCTGGCGGGGCTGGGGGAGTAG